The Osmerus eperlanus chromosome 12, fOsmEpe2.1, whole genome shotgun sequence genome has a segment encoding these proteins:
- the LOC134031900 gene encoding solute carrier family 2, facilitated glucose transporter member 11-like has translation MIVNEDPVPQAENYKEKCPNGSFGTLALTVCSAAIGGTFQYGYNLSIINAPTNYIQTFINETYQERWGIGLNVSQVTVIWSLIVSAFSLGGLAGALLAGPMAVRCGRKQSLLINNTFMFVSSLLVVTSRAAKSFEMIVVARFLVGVNSGVSMNIQPMYFGESAPKHLRGAVTFSSAVFTAFGIFMGQVIGLTELLGSEPLWPYLLASNALPGFLQLLTLPWFPESPRYLLIDRGDHQACALALGRLRGGRPPVGEMEEMLEEQKALAVSAGRSSAKTIWELFSDRTLRPQLRTVMVASSAMMLCGNDAIYFYASSIFLQAGVQPNQVQYACIGTGACEFTAAVVCNLLIEKVGRRRLLMGGYGLMACWALVFTLALSLEGTVPGMPYLSVVCVFSYILSFGMGPAGVTGVLPAEIFDQAARPAAYMVAGSLMWISLFLVGMVFPFVVRGLANLCFLPFFFVCVTSSLFVGMTLPETKGRSPAEISLEFNRLRMKDQRGAGGQGGDPKKEHYLQGQPCPRSLPQLQLLSESGDGDWEGCPADPKPAV, from the exons ATGATTGTCAATGAAGATCCAGTGCCCCAGGCAGAGAACTACAAAGAGAAATGTCCAAATGGCAGTTTTGGAACCCTTGCTCTAACAGTGTGCTCAGCTGCCATTGGTGGGACCTTCCAATATGGCTACAACCTGTCAATCATCAACGCCCCCACCAATTACATCCAGACATTCATTAATGAAACCTACCAGGAGCGATGGGGAATCGGCCTGAACGTCTCTCAGGTCACTGTAATCTGGAGCCTCATTGTATCTGCTTTCTCACTGGGTGGCTTAGCTGGGGCCCTGCTTGCGGGGCCAATGGCTGTGCGTTGTGGTAGGAAGCAGTCACTGTTGATCAACAACACCTTTATGTTTGTAAGTTCCCTGTTGGTGGTGACCAGTAGGGCAGCAAAATCTTTCGAGATGATTGTTGTGGCTCGGTTCCTGGTAGGGGTCAATTCTGGGGTCAGCATGAACATCCAACCCATGTACTTTGGAGAGAGCGCACCCAAACACCTGCGAGGAGCCGTGACGTTCTCCTCAGCTGTCTTCACTGCCTTCGGTATCTTCATGGGACAG gtgaTAGGTTTGACTGAGCTGCTGGGCAGCGAGCCCCTGTGGCCCTACCTGCTGGCTAGCAATGCTTTGCCGggcttcctccagctccttacCCTCCCCTGGTTCCCAGAGAGCCCCCGCTACCTCCTCATTGACCGGGGGGACCACCAGGCATGCGCACTGGCCCTGGGGAGGCTCCGTGGGGGTCGCCCCCCTGTGGGGGAGATGGAAGAGATGCTGGAAGAGCAAAAGGCACTAGCGGTATCAGCTGGCCGCTCTTCTGCCAAGACCATCTGGGAACTGTTCTCGGACCGAACCCTACGACCCCAACTCCGGACAGTGATGGTCGCCAGCAGCGCTATGATGCTCTGTGGAAATGACGCCATCTACTTCTACGCTTCCTCTATCTTCCTGCAGGCAGGGGTGCAGCCTAATCAGGTCCAGTATGCCTGTATTGGTACAGGGGCCTGCGAGTTCACTGCTGCTGTTGTCTGCAACCTGCTCATAGAGAAGGTGGGACGCCGGAGGCTTCTCATGGGTGGGTACGGTCTGATGGCGTGCTGGGCGTTGGTCTTTACACTGGCACTCTCGTTAGAGGGCACGGTGCCAGGCATGCCCTACCTCAGCGTGGTCTGTGTCTTCTCCTACATCCTCAGCTTTGGTATGGGCCCGGCAGGGGTGACCGGGGTGCTGCCTGCCGAGATTTTTGATCAGGCGGCGCGGCCAGCCGCCTACATGGTAGCAGGGTCCCTCATGTGGATCAGTCTCTTCCTGGTTGGGATGGTGTTTCCGTTTGTGGTCAGAGGGCTGGCGAACCTGTGCTTCCTGCCTTTCTTCTTTGTGTGCGTGACATCCTCCCTGTTCGTGGGAATGACTCTGCCGGAGACCAAGGGCCGGAGCCCGGCGGAGATCAGCTTAGAGTTTAACAGGCTGAGGATGAAGGACCAGAGGGGTGCTGGGGGCCAGGGAGGTGATCCCAAGAAGGAGCACTATCTGCAGGGTCAGCCATGTCCTCGCTCCCTTCCACAGCTTCAGTTACTCTCAGAGTCTGGGGATGGAGATTGGGAGGGTTGCCCAGCTGACCCAAAACCTGCTGTATGA